Part of the Aquimarina sp. TRL1 genome, GATATTCAAACCCATACCCCTGAAGGAGGGTTTTATCTTTTTCCGGATTTTTCTAGGTTTAAAAAGAAATTGTCAGATCGTGGGATTTTTACCTCTTTTCAATTGTGCGAAAAACTGTTAGAAGAAACAGGAGTCGCCTTATTACCTGCAGCTGCTTTTGGCTTTGAAAAAGAGTATCTGGCAGCCAGATTAGCATATGTGGATTTTGATGACCCGTTAATAGAACACTCAACAGGGACGGTAGAAGAGCTTTTTCCTCGAGTAGTAAAGGGGATCGCTGCAATTGTACAATGGTTTTCGAAAATGTAGGCGTCCATGTTTTTAGAATGATTTTAAGAAGATATAACGCTGATAATCTTTTAAAATTTCTTACTTTTCTGACAAGAAATAAGCAAGAAACAAGTGGAAAATTATTGTACGTTATACGCTCATAAATCATGTTATGAAGAGATAAAAGAAATTGTAAAACAAACACTTCCCAAAGCCAGAATTACAGATACGAATACTGAAGGAGGAAAAACAATGTTGGTCTCCAGGAAAAAAGGAATATTTGGTTCCAGGCAATTTTTTCAGATTTCATACCGGGAACGAGAAAAGCTGTCCTATACGATTGATTCGGTTACTGATGCACTGACTCGTAATTTGACAGGGATGATCGGGTATGTAGATGCTATTCAGACATCTAACCAGGAAATACAACAATTACTGATCGAAAAAATCAGGACGATTAATGCCGAGTTTCCAATATTGCATAAAGGTGATATGGATGATGAAATCGCACTTGTTACAGAAAAAATAAGCGAAGCACTAGATACCATTGCTTTTGTATCTCCTGAGTCTCCGATTGGTAAATCCGCTTCACAACATTTTCTCAATAACAATTTAGAATTACTTCTAGATGCTGATGGCGTATCAAAAGTATCTTCTCTTTCGGTAGAAATTGATGCAGCTTATTTTGATGGGAATCAGGAAGATATTACAGATGAACAGAAAGAAAGGAAACAGACGAGTGAGAAAATTTTAGAGCGACTGGAAATAAAAACTAACCAGCATTTACCGTGTCTTCCTTCAGAAAAAGAAATCCTTTTTAGAACTCCCAAAGAAATAGCGGAGAGAGTAGTTGGTTTGGCATTGACCAATATTGTTGCATTTAACGGAATTTCGGGAGAACAAGCCATCGCATATGCCAAAAAACATGGAGTGTATTATGTATTGACCCCAAATGAAATTGACTTTCTGACCAATCCTACTGAAGAGAAAAAGCATAGAGAAAGCTGGAAATGCGAAGGCATATGGGTTCTCATGTGGGCACTGAATATTATTAGTGATTTAGGAGCAATGGATCAACTTGTAAATTTAGATGAAATATCCGAAGAAGCATATCCGATAGGAGCAGAGAAAGATCCTAATATTTTTATAAATCGTTGTTTAGTCTTCAGGGATAAAAATCAGATATTGGATATGGCAGATCTATATTACAGAGCTGATTGGGCATGTGTCGATGCGAGGATGGGGGAAAATGAAATAAAATCACTCAATCCAGGGTTGGTTTATGAACGTCATTACGCATTTAACTGGTTAATACGCTATAGGGATCAGGAATGGGATGATGTAAGTTGTGATACCTGATACAACAACGGTTTTTTATTGGTGCCAAAAGGTCAATAATCAATTATCTTGTAGTGTGAAATTACGAGATGCACAATATAAGAAGGTGGATCAAAATAAAGTCTTCTAAATACTATATGATATTCTAGATACAATAAAATAATTACAGATGAAAGAGCATCAATATCAGGTTTCTATAAAGTGGACAGGAAATCAAGGAGAAGGAACAGCGGCTTATAAAGCATATTCCAGAGATTATTCAATTTCTGCTAAGGATAAAGCAAATCCTATCTTGGGATCATCTGACCCCTCTTTTTTAGGAGATAAAACAAGGTATAATCCAGAAGATTTATTAGTCGCTTCTGCCTCATCATGTCATATGCTATGGTATTTACATTTGTGTTCTGTTCATAAAATTATTGTGGTAGATTATGAAGATCATGCAGAAGGTATTATGGAAGAAACAGCTACTGGTACTGGGGCTTTTAAAGAGATTATTCTTAATCCTGTT contains:
- a CDS encoding DUF4272 domain-containing protein, which produces MENYCTLYAHKSCYEEIKEIVKQTLPKARITDTNTEGGKTMLVSRKKGIFGSRQFFQISYREREKLSYTIDSVTDALTRNLTGMIGYVDAIQTSNQEIQQLLIEKIRTINAEFPILHKGDMDDEIALVTEKISEALDTIAFVSPESPIGKSASQHFLNNNLELLLDADGVSKVSSLSVEIDAAYFDGNQEDITDEQKERKQTSEKILERLEIKTNQHLPCLPSEKEILFRTPKEIAERVVGLALTNIVAFNGISGEQAIAYAKKHGVYYVLTPNEIDFLTNPTEEKKHRESWKCEGIWVLMWALNIISDLGAMDQLVNLDEISEEAYPIGAEKDPNIFINRCLVFRDKNQILDMADLYYRADWACVDARMGENEIKSLNPGLVYERHYAFNWLIRYRDQEWDDVSCDT
- a CDS encoding OsmC family protein, whose protein sequence is MKEHQYQVSIKWTGNQGEGTAAYKAYSRDYSISAKDKANPILGSSDPSFLGDKTRYNPEDLLVASASSCHMLWYLHLCSVHKIIVVDYEDHAEGIMEETATGTGAFKEIILNPVVTISALEDVEKAKELHHEANNMCFIANSCNFSIKHKAKIVV